Proteins from one Esox lucius isolate fEsoLuc1 chromosome 19, fEsoLuc1.pri, whole genome shotgun sequence genomic window:
- the LOC105021832 gene encoding potassium voltage-gated channel subfamily A member 1-like: MTVVAGDNMDETAAVPGHPQDAYTPDHEDHDCCERVVINIAGLRFETQLKTLSQFPETLLGNPKKRMRYFDHLRNEYFFDRNRPSFDAILYYYQSGGRLRRPVNVPLDMFSEEIKFYELGVDAMEKFREDEGFVREEERPLPEKEFQRQIWLLFEHPESSGPARGIAIVSVMVILISIVIFCLETLPDLKEDPKGRFKTVGNHTFYYKPNILTDPFFIIETLCIIWFSFELLVRFFACPSKAAFSKNMMNIIDIVAIIPYFITLGTELAEDPKDQGEGMGEQATSLAILRVIRLVRVFRIFKLSRHSKGLQILGQTLKASMRELGLLIFFLFIGVILFSSAVYFAEAEERGSQFGSIPDAFWWAVVSMTTVGYGDMVPVTIGGKIVGSLCAIAGVLTIALPVPVIVSNFNYFYHRETEGEEQAQLLNVSEPNITETNSSRRSSSTVSKSEYMEIDGDINNSIDNFREANLRIGNCTIANQNCVNKSKLLTDV; encoded by the coding sequence ATGACCGTAGTGGCAGGAGATAACATGGACGAGACAGCGGCCGTACCGGGGCATCCACAGGACGCTTACACCCCCGACCACGAAGACCACGACTGCTGCGAGAGGGTGGTGATCAACATAGCAGGGCTCCGGTTCGAGACGCAGCTTAAAACTCTCTCTCAATTCCCAGAGACATTGCTAGGCAACCCCAAGAAGCGGATGCGCTACTTTGACCACCTGAGAAACGAGTATTTTTTTGACAGAAACCGTCCTAGTTTCGACGCTATACTCTACTATTACCAGTCCGGAGGCAGGCTAAGAAGGCCCGTCAATGTCCCATTGGATATGTTCTCGGAAGAAATAAAGTTTTATGAGTTGGGAGTGGATGCCATGGAGAAATTCCGTGAGGACGAGGGCTTCGTCAGGGAAGAAGAACGTCCTTTACCTGAAAAGGAGTTTCAGCGTCAGATCTGGCTGCTTTTTGAGCACCCAGAGAGCTCGGGTCCAGCCAGAGGGATTGCTATAGTATCTGTAATGGTAATACTGATTTCTATAGTCATATTTTGTTTAGAAACTTTACCCGACTTGAAAGAAGACCCGAAGGGTCGTTTTAAGACTGTAGGAAACCATACATTTTACTACAAACCCAATATCCTAACCGACCCTTTCTTCATTATTGAAACTCTTTGCATTATCTGGTTCTCATTCGAGTTACTGGTGCGTTTTTTCGCGTGTCCAAGCAAGGCTGCTTTCTCCAAAAACATGATGAATATTATCGACATAGTGGCCATCATCCCTTACTTCATCACACTGGGCACGGAGCTGGCTGAGGACCCCAAAGACCAAGGCGAAGGCATGGGGGAGCAGGCGACATCTCTGGCCATCCTCAGGGTGATCCGTCTGGTCAGAGTGTTCCGAATCTTCAAGCTGTCACGACACTCCAAAGGATTGCAGATCCTTGGGCAGACCCTCAAAGCTAGTATGCGCGAGCTGGGATTGCTGattttcttcctcttcatcgGAGTCATCCTCTTCTCAAGCGCAGTGTATTTCGCAGAGGCCGAGGAGAGAGGCTCTCAATTCGGTAGCATACCGGACGCATTCTGGTGGGCAGTGGTGTCCATGACAACTGTGGGCTACGGGGATATGGTGCCCGTCACCATAGGGGGCAAAATAGTAGGTTCCCTTTGTGCCATTGCTGGTGTGTTGACGATTGCGCTGCCAGTGCCTGTCATTGTGTCCAACTTCAACTACTTCTACCacagggagacggagggagaggagCAGGCCCAACTCCTAAACGTTAGTGAACCAAACATTACTGAGACCAACTCTAGTCGCCGCAGCTCATCCACGGTCAGCAAATCAGAATACATGGAGATTGATGGAGATATAAATAATAGCATCGACAATTTTAGGGAGGCAAACCTCAGAATTGGGAATTGCACTATAGCTAACCAAAA